The nucleotide sequence GAAGATGCAAAGAGGCTATGACAGTACCCTGGGCCTCGGCCAGGTACTGGGAGCTtctggcaggaagggggagagagctGGCAGTGCCAACCAACCCCTTGCAGGGGTGCTGCAGCGGGAGCACCCCAAGGGAGGGGCATTGCCAGGCTTGCATTCCAACATCTCCATCCCCCTAACCCCAGAGCAGCTCCCGGGAGGCTCCTCTCTCCTGAGCACCAGATGTCCATGTGGCCCACACCCATTAGGGGGGTGGCCCTGGGCCAATCTGGCCAAgcagcctgcaggccaggagcCGGCCTGGGGCCAGACTGTGAGGATCAGCCAGGCTGAGCTAACTCAAACCGTTGAGTGAGAGATCAGCTGCGGGTGGGGAGGGGCTAGCCTCCAGGagagcacagacacacatacacacacacacacacacacacacacacacacacacacacacacacacacacacacaggggtccAACAGACCCTCTGCCCTGAACCCAGGCCTTAAGATGACTCAGGCCTACCTGCTCTCTTCTATGACTCCTTCAGCTCTGAGCAACAACGTTTGGCATTCACCCGAGCCACGCTCTCTGGCTTGCACTACGGTCTTGTACAGTCAATGACTGATGATCCCCTTGGGACTGGAACCACATTAGAGGGTTTATTTACACAGGTACGGATAGCCCTACGTTCCCAAGGGCAGAACACCTGGCCCTACCCTTTTGGCCCCTTTAGCCACCGGCTCCAAATGTCCCCAGTCCCGTCTGGATCGAAGCCAGCACTGCCACTCCACGGCCTGGGGCCCAGGACCACGCAGAAGGCTCTAGCAGTTCTGCTTCAGACGGTGACCTCGGCCTTGCTGTTGGTGCTTAGGTGCCGGGGCCCTCTGCCCGCGCTGCTGTAAAAGGTGGCGGGCTGCGCGCTGAAGGCCTCGGGCAGCTTCTCCACGCTGAACTGACGCCGCGGCACGTGGCTGGGCCGCCGGGGCGCAGGGGAGACCTGAGCCACCAAGTGGCCACGGGGAACCGGCCGCGCGGGGCGGCCCGCGGTCCAGGCCGCATAGGGGACCGACGAGACAGGGCCGGCGGGAGGTACGTAACCCGGAGGGGCCCAGGGACAGGCTTCGAGCAGCGCAGGCAAGTCCTCCGGAGGACGCGGGGTCCGCGCAGGGAGGGTCCGCGGAGCCGGCTCGGTAGAGGGAAAGCGCTGATAGAAGTCCTGGGGTGCAGCctctgcaggggggggggggggcagggggcgggggagggacaGGACGGAGCGGGTCAGGCATCGCAGCACCTGCCCTAGGAGCCGGGGTCAGCTGCTGAGGGAGCTTGATTGGCTGCTTGAGGAACGTCCTGAGCTCTGATTGGCCGAGCCGGCTACCCTTGAGGGCCAGAAGGCTGGATCCCTGCATCCCTGGGGAACTGGCGCCAGCAACATGCACCTCACCTGTGGCCTTGAGGGCTGCTGCTTTGAGAGTGGCGAACTTGGTGTAGTCGGGCTGCAATGTCAGGCTGCCGCCACCCTGCAGCCGGGGGCCGCGCGGGGGGCCCGGGGTAGCAGATCCCAGAGGTGCATTATTGAGGCGTTTCTTGTCTAGAGGGGAGTCGGGGGGTAGAGAAAGAAAGCCGACCTTGCCTACGCCACCACCTCTTCTCAACGCCCTCCCCCACAGCAGCTCCAGGCAGCTTGGAGCATGGATGGCTGTCCGAACGTTCTGGCTTGGCTCACAAAAACATGAACGATGGCCGCAAAGCCCGGAAGGATGCTACCCCCATTGGATGGCTTGCTCGCTAGCAAGGCGCTGCCGAATCCCCACAGAGATGCAAGGGCACTGAACTCCTCCGGAACCCGACATGTAGAAGGTTGGGGGAACCGCCAAGAAGACCAAGAGGGCGGGTTCCAGACCCCACAGGCCAGAGCCTGGGAACCACAGCCCTAGCCAGTATATCCTAAATCTGGAGTCTTTCTCACAGCACCCTTGCCCAAGAGATGGTTCCTCTCCACCAGGGCTTGGTCCAGACCCCAATCACGCTCCTGCACCGGCAACATACAGGGCAGGCAGCCGCTGTCCCACCTCTGCTCCCTAGCCAACCAAGCGACTCTCCCGACTCCCAGCACCTCCTCCACTGACTCCACAGATGGGCCGATGCCCATCCACTAGCCTACTCACCTGTGTTGTTGAGGGGGGAACCCCGAAGAACACCATCACCCATTTGGACCTGGACACAGTTACCCAGGTGTGGgcccagaggtggaggcaggggttCCTGGGGGCTCGGCTGCTTGAGAAGTTCTGTCAGTGTCCTGTGGAGAAGGAAAGATACCGAGCGGacttacaccccccccccccccgccgcctccCCATCAGCCAGATAAGGCTGGCAGGAGCCACCACTGTCTCCTTCGTTTTGTTttgattctccccccccccacccccggagctgaggaccgaacccagggccttgtgcttgctaggcaagcgctctaccactgagctaaatccccaaccccttactttattattttatgcatatggtgttttgcctgtagcACATGCTTGCTtggtgccctcggaggccagaagaggacatccgaTTCTTggaactggggtcacaggtggtcataaaccagtgcttctcaaccttcctcatgctgcgacCCTCAAATACacttccccatgttgtggtgaccccccccccaaccattaaataatttttgttgctacgagtcctctgaaagagtagccagtgctcttaaccactgagccatctcaccagccccccacGGTCTCACTTTGTATCTCTGGGCAGTTCCTTGAACCTCTCTGGACCCCTCCCTTCCGTCCTTTCTAGTGACTGACCTCAGAGATCTCATTTCCCCTACCAGGCATGACCCGTCAGCCTCACTTGTGGTCCCAAGATGGCCATCTCCCAAAGCAGGTCAGGCAAGTAATGAGGTCATATGGAACGAGGGCCACCTCGTCTTCCTGAGGTTCCTTCCCGAGGTTCACTCCCCGAGGCCCTCCCTGTTGAGGTCCCAGCAAAGCTCTCTGCATCCAGTCCCCTTCTCTTCACCTCctcccacacttttttttttttttcattttttgagacagtttctctgtgtagttttggtgcctgtcctggatctctctctgtagaccaggctggtctcgaactcacagagatccacctggctctgcctcctgggtgctgggattaaaggtgcgtgccaccaccgcctggctcctccCGTACTCTTATTCATTCAGATGCTGCCAGAGTCCCTCCTCCAAGGTCTCCCTTACCTGCACCCTGCAGTGTATGTTTCTGCTGGGCCTGGGACCTAGCTGTCACACAGGCAAGGAAGGCAGACAATGAAGAAAAGAGATTCCCTCTGTGACAGCCCTGCACCCaaaggctgtgtgaccttggctagCTGCCTCCCTGGGTACCCAGCACACCCAGCCCCCACCCAGCTGTGACAGTGTCTGGCTGAGCCTTTCCCATAGGCAGCCCGGCCTTGAGCCCAGCTGCCTGCAGTACCCAGAACCCATGATTCCCTCCTACTCCGTCTGACCCTCCTTCTGGGACTGGGCTATGACTGATTAATGAAGAGGCATAATGGGAGACACCTGAAGCGGCCAAGGATCAGCTGCAGGGTGGCAGGGTCCAAAAGGGTCTGCAGCCTGCCTGAGTGGACACATACCAGGACGAGCACTGATAATCCAGTTCTCCCAAGTAAAGGCGGAATTATTGTGCCTCTGGGCCTTTGCACACACATACTTCCAAAGCCTGCTTCAATCCCCTCCATGCCCTCCGAGAAGCCTCTCCTTAGCCATCTGTATCAGCATGGCAGAATCAAAAAGAAATTTGGGCAGGGGTTCAGAACACACCCGCCTAGGAGCCCAAAGAGGAGAGTCAAGGCACATTCTTATGGGCATATAACCAGATCGGAATTTGCAGACAGGTGTTGCACATGAACAAGCCGGCATGGACTAGCCCAACCACCCCTCCACCCCAATGGGTCTCAGCTCCCATTGCTTCTCTGACCCACTGCTACCTCTGTCCTGCACCAGAGATCCCAAATTCAGGGGCTGAGCCTCGGCAGcattcagaacacacacacacacacacacacacacacacacacacacacacacacacacactaaacactcATGCTGGCCATTCAGTAGCTAGGGGAGAAATACAGGATCCCATCCCAGTTCTGCCCTCCAGCTGTCTGGAAGGGATGGGCTAAGTGGTCCGGTGGCAACAAGTCTCGTGCTCTGCCCCTGAGACATCCACATCTGGTCCACCAGGTTGGGAGAGGGGGACCTCTCTCTGCTGTCACTCCCGATGGCAGCCTGTTGCACGTGGTGTCAACAGTCTGACCAGGCTGGGACGTGGGTGGTTAGGGAGAGCACACAAGCAGAACACGGGATTTGCTGGGGACATAAGCGGcggaggtggagagagagctcCAGGGTCAGGACAGAATCTCAGCATTCCCATCCGGCTGAAAATTCAAAATAAGCTCAAAACTTGAGCCAGCACCTGGCAGATCTCCGAAACACACAGGTCTCTATTTCCTCCAACACTTGAGTCCCATCTGAGCAACCGGAGAGACAGACCTTTGCCTGGGGGCTATTGAGGGGACGCGCGTCTGAAACTCCAAGGAATGAAGGTCAGGTTTGAGTCACACTGGGTTGGAGAAATggatggaggtgggagggagggaggggaaagtgggAGACGCAGCAGGGGAACCGGCCAAGCAccaccctctcccttctctccgcCCAGGACCACCCTCGATACTGCCCCAGTCCGTGTCCTGCCTGGCCATCGTCCATGCATGCCCCCTCCCCTGGACGCCGAATTTTTGTCTTGCGTAGAAGAGGTTTAGAGCTACAAGGAGAACGACCCAGAGCCCAGGATAGGCAGGGAAGGTCAAGGGGAGAGGATATCAGGTAGCTCCTgcgggggcaggagagagagatccagaagaaacaaaagcaaaaagggaGAAGAGGCTGCCAAGAAGCCTAGAGTTACAGGGGGGGTCGAGAAGGGTGCAGTTGCAGGGGAATTTGGACCCAGGCGGGGACGGTGAGGGCACGCGCGGCGGGCTGGAGGGCGCGCTCACCTGGTCACCGTGCGCCGAGCGCGCGGGCTGTGCGCTCTCTCCAGGCCCAGGCGTGCCCCGATGCCAATCAGCACGAGTAGCGCGGCGACACCGCACACCGCGTAGACCGCAGTGTGGCTGCGCTCGCGGCCCGGATCGCGCGGGGCGGCTGTGTCACGGGTGCGGGCGGGCGGCCGGCCAGTCTGCACCCAGGCCGGCGTGTCGTAGTTGGAGCAGCGGCTCTGGTCCAGGCGGCGCGGGCCGTCGTGGCAGCAGAAGCGGTAGCCGCACGTGCCGCAGCAGAAGCTGTAGACACCCGAGCTGCAGTTGAAGGGCGGGTCCCACTGGCCCATCACGTCGTAGTAGCCGCGGCAGCGGTCGCCTCCCTCCGGAGCCGCGGTGCCCGAGGCTGCGGGCTCCTGCGCCTCGGGAGCCCCCGCGCGGCCCGACGGCGACCCAGCCAGCAGCAGCGCCAGCCGGAATGCGAGCGGGAGCCCATGCAGGCGCCGGCCACCGCGCTGTCCCCGCGCCCCAGCGCGCTCCATGCAGCCGGCGCCTCCTGCTATTGCGCCCCGCGCATGGCTCGGCGCGCGGCCGCTCTGCCCGGCTCCCCCGCGCCCTCCGGGACCGGTCGCCCGGCTGTCCGCGCTGGCTCCGGGCCGACGCCTCCTGGTCCGTCCGCGGCTCCAGACCCAAGTGAGCTCCGTGTGGAGTGCGCTGGGCTGGACCTCCGGTGGGCGCGCCCTCCTCCGGGGCTCACCTCGGACTGCTCACGGTGGAGCCCGGCGGCGGGTGCTCGCCGGCGCCGTCCCCGGCTCCCTCTGGccccggcgggcgggcggggccgGGGTCTTTCGGGGACTGAGCCGGGCGGCGGGTCGCCGGACACCGCTACCTTCCCGCCGCCCGCTCCGCGCTGCCCGCGCTCTGGCTCCGGCTCTGGCGCGGGCTCGGCGCGGGCTCGGAAGGGCGGGAGAGGGAGCGAGgggaggagggcgggagggaggcaGAACCGGGGGAGGAGCGCGGCCGCTGCGCCGGGAGGGAGGGCTTCTGTAGGGCCAGCGCTGCGGGCGCGCCCCACCAGGGACCCTCTCCAAGGCCTCCCTCAAATTGTCTGAAATGGACCCTCGAGGGGGCTCATCTTAGGGCTCTGGGGAGTCGGATCTGGCCTTGGATGAGAGGTTCCCTTCTTTTTAAGTAAGGGGACAGAGGCATAGAGATCAAAGCAGCCTGGAATAGGCCAGGAAGGGTCGGCACCATCACCGcatcaccgccccccccccccacgtcccAACGTTCCTTCCTTCTATCTATTCTGATCGTGTGAATTCCTTCTACAATACAGGACCCCCAGCACAAAAATGGTGAAGAGGCAAACTTGGATCAACCCCTCGCTGGTCTGCCCCAGAGCATGCGCCCTGCTACCAAAACCTAGAGACTTttggctggggtcctgggataTCCCAGTTCTGGGCACAGCCAGGCCAGAGCCCTCAGTGgtctgctcccctccccagtcTCTGCCTTAGAAGGCTGACCAAGTCCTGAGGACCAGGTCAGTCGCACTCTCCTGTACGTCCTTGGTCTCCCACTCCCAGGTCCTTTCACAAGCTGAGGGAAAGAATGTCAGGGCAGGACCCAATCTTCGCCCACCCCCTCCAACCCCTGTTGAGTTTTTAAGGGGAATGTGACCCCGATGCTGGGCCTTGCTTCTCCCTGCTTCAGTGGTTACTGGTAAAATCAAAAGGTTTTCCTGGTACCTGCAATGATGAAGCAGTTCTGTAGACTCGGGAGGCTGAAGTGGGTAGACCACTTGGACCCACGACTTTGAACATCCTgggctaccctgtctcaaaatgcaaacagaacaaaatagtGTCACACCGCTCACTGATGAAGCAGGGGTGTTGCTTGAGGCTGAattggtctacatggtgagttccagtcTTTACTGgaaaaccctgcctcaagaaaagaaagaaggaaggaaagaaagctagCAATTTGggtttggtggcacatacctgtaggtTTAGGAGTTCAAGACCGagctgggcactggtggcacacacctttaatcccagcactcggctgGCCAGAGGcctaggcaggcagatctctgagtttcaagacagcctggtctacagagtgagttctaggatagccaagactacacagagaaaccctgtcttgaaaaaccaaaaccaaaacaaaacaagggagcCTGAACCAtaggagaccttatctcaaaaccaaaaccaaccaaccaaccaaacaaacaaacaaacaaaacagtgaaaTAAATCAAGACCTTTTCCTGAAGGGCAGGATTCACAATCCATTCCTTCCAGGAGGAAGAGATTATCAGGCCACTTCTCGATGTCCAGATGGGGACACCAGGAGGACAAGGACTAGGTTTCCAATTCACCCCAGTGTCCCTCTGTCCCAGCACAGGCGGGTGCCTGTCAATATCTGCTGAAAGAGTGAGACCCTTGCTTCTAACTCCTGTATGATGAAGAATTCACCCACCCTAGGggctttcctcctcccttctctccctccctctttggaGCCTGGAATCAGCTTATGAAAATGGCGAGTATAgcggaggaagaggaaggatttaCATCTTAAGGAGGATCGCGTCCTTCTGCTGGGAGAGATGAGGGGCTGGCAGGCTATTAGTGGGTTAAAGCAGGAAGGGGGGCGACCACCCGCCCCGTGCCTGTCAGGCCAGCTCCATTTACCCCTAGCTAAAAATGACCAGTCCCCtccccatacacatgcacacatacccatgtGATTTCCAGccagacccccctccccccagccccatAAAGACTTTCTACATTGTCATTTAGAAGGTGGGGGGGCAAGATGGGCAGGGACATGACGAGCTTTAATCCCATCGCCAAAAGCGGATCGCACGCACATCACCACCTCTGTTGGGACTGGTTTTTAGTTCGGGTTTTTGTTGCTCTGTTCGTTCGGAACTTAGGAGCTGTGCTTTCTGATGCATCCTTtttcctgctcccttccctggCTTTCCTAAAGATGGGGCAAACGCCACCAACTGTGCTGTGTACTTAGGTTCCTGTCACCCTGCCGAGCTGACCTTGGGGCTGCAGGGGCTCTGAGGGTgctctctctccaaccccatttCTGAGCAGCGCTCTGGGACTGTGCTGTCTTCCTAGGTGGAGTCTGCCCTTGTTCCTCCTCTTCTGGGGCCCTCTCTTAGCCTATTGTGCTGGTGTTTGCTCAGCGCTTGACCTCATATTGACTCCTCAGGACCAGCAAATACCTGTAGTGTAGAGCGATTCTGTCGGGCCAGCAAAGGAACTGATTCCAGTTCCCCATCCTACACAGGGACCGATGTCCAAACCTCACCCCATCCCCAGCTCTCTCCCCAATCTTAGCCCGACTCTATGGATTCTATGGTCAGTCAACAACCGCAAAGGCCATCAACTACAAGGTCTGTGCCAAACACTCAATGCCTGTCTGTATGGACACGTGCTCTTGGGGTGAGGGGCAGCGGGAGAGAGATACAAGACACAGCTGGTCTGTGTTCTGGGGTCTGACTGTCCATGCAGCTGACACCCCACTTCAGGAACACGGCCACGGGCAGAGCTACCAGTTCTAAGGATAATGCAGTTCAGTGAAGGACAGACAGACCTCTTTATCCCGGACCCCAGGGTCTCTGATCACAGCAAGGCTCTGGGGCACCCGCCCCCTGTCTTTCCCCTCCCAAGCCTGTGTCACCAAAAAATCGTCCATTGATCCAGGCTTAAAATAACCTCTGGCATCTGCAGTGAGCCCCACGGGGCGGGCAAGAAGAGCCGAGTGTCTGCCTGAAGGGcacccgccccgcccccccccagctcccaggGCTGGCAGCTGAGTGTAAGTGTGCAGGCGGGGTGTGCtcctggatgtgtgtgtgtgagagagagagggggcatGTCAGGGGCAAGGGTGACTCTCAGGGACTTCCCTGCACTGTGGGTTTACATGGGCATTTCACCGCCTGACTGGCTGTGGGAGCCCGACATTCTGTGGGCATCAGCAAAAGCTTGTGTTGGGCCCCAGTGTCCCCATCTGAGATGTTAGGTGACCCGTCTTCCACTCtgtgcggcggcggcggtggaCAGGAAGGTTTGGAATTTACTAGACAGAAACCTAAGAACAGGGGAGAGGAAGTGACTTGCTGGCACAAAGCCAGGAGAAGCCAGGGGCTGACCTGGAGCCGTCCTGCAAGCCCGGAGCCTGCCGTGGGCCAGCTCAGTATATGGCGGCGGCTAGAAGCCCTCAGTGTCCCAGGGAAGCATTTCTTCCCCTGACCCGCACATCGCCAGCCAGTGCAGAAGGCCTCCCCAGGATGGCTGTTCTTGTGATGGTGTTTCTGTTCATTGTGGAGCGATGCTTGACTAGGTTACAGTTCCCGCTCTAGGTGGACCCATCCATCCCTCTACCAGGAGGCGCGAAAAGGCCTGGAAACACCTAATATGGGCAGCCACCTGGGGGTGGCCCTGCAGAAGATAGCGATGTGACATCAGCTGCCACTCAAGTCAGAAGGCAGCGCCTAAGTTCTTCCATTTCCCCCAGAGGTTCTAGGGATGTTAGACTCCCTGCTAGTACAGATGCTGACACCAGGAGGGGGTCTGGAGGGAGGGCCCTGggctgcctttgtctcctgagagGCAGCTCGTGACTCAGGCTCCAGCTgcctgtgggagggagggggcgATCGGGCTCCTGAGGTCTCAAGGGAGCAGCaggattggggtggggggtgggggagctgggctCTGAAACTCAGCCTGCCTGCCCCAATATTTATGCACTGTatcctggcctctgccttctcctGCCTGGGAGGCTCAGGTAACCTCCCTGTGCTTGCACCCTTCTGATTAGTGTCCTTCAGGAGCCTCCAGAGACCAGAGCTGGTGAGGACGGGGCTGGATGGCGACTAGACAGTGCGGCCACGGGGTCAGGAAAGTCCTTCCAGCCCAGGAAGCCCACGCCCAGGGGGGCAACTCTACCGAGTCAAGCTCAGAAAGTAGCATGTGGGGGTGTCCTGATTCCTGTCATTTGTACCACGTCCTAGTGTGTGTGCTCCGGAAGCGCAGTTCTCTGGAAGCGCCTGGAGACAGGGACCCCTCGTGGAGAGAGCGAGAGGGGAGTAGGGGTTTGTACTTAGCGGCAGGGAGCTAGCCTGGTGAGCTCAAGGGATTCCATCTTCAGCAgcacgaaaagaaaaaaaaaaaaagcttggcgCGGCAGCGAACATCATCATTTGTAAAGGGGTTGaccagatcaggagttcagggccattcTCCACCACGCagcgagtttgaggctagcctggactactgGAGACCgcgtcttaaaacaaaacaagaaggtcCAGTTGCCTCAGACCCGACCTGCCCTTTATCAGTCTCCGCCCTTGACCCCACCCCTTGGCTTGGCCTCTGGTCACACCCCTTTCCTGCAACCCCGCCTCTCCTTGACCccgccccaggccccgccccgcccctctaTTCCGACCCCCTAGGCTGCGGCTGGTGGTCTGTCGCTGACTTCCTGAGCTGCGCAGATAGAGTTCTCCCATCGCGGAGGCAGGGACGACAGGCAGACCAACTTTCTAAGGACGGTCCTGTCTGTTCATCTCTGCTGACGAAGAGGaggttgggggcgggggtgggggggatggtcAGCAGGCCTTCTTATCTGGCTTCGCTAGTGGGTCCCCACCTCCACTTTGAGCACCCAGGCCCGGagctgccaggcaggaagtgaaaACAGCCTGCAGGAAACACCAAGAGGAACTGAgacttctgccctctgcccccaccTGTTAGTCCCTGGGGACCTTGGGGAAACCAGACCCTCCAAAGGAAACCCCAGACAGAAGCAGGCTAGGGGGTGTCGGGctgtctccctctgtccccaCTTCATCCAGTGTGTCTTCCAGAATCTACCTTGGGCCAAAACTAACGCCAAAGACAGGTCTTGGAGTAGTGATGAAAACAAGACGTGGGGTCCAGCCACTCCCAAGAACCTAGCTTGGGTAGGTGACCCCCTGTTGGGTAGGCAGACCAGGTAGGGGCaggaaccccaataaaactcagcCCCTTCGCTGGTTGTGATTTGTGTCTCGGAATCACATAATCACGCTTGCAGATATGAAATCTTGTCCTAGCCATCAGGAAAGGGGCGTCACCCACAGAGGTCATTAGAAAGGTCAAgcctggggtggtggcacacgcctttgatcccagcactcaggaggtagagccaggtggatctctgtgagttcaaggccagcctgggctacagtgcgagatccaggacaggcaccagggtttcgacacagagaaaccctgtctcgaaaaaccaaaaaaagaaaaagaaagaaaaaagaaaggccaaGGCCATTGTCACTGCGGTCCTTCTGGAAACAGAGACCACGCAGAGGTTTTTGCAGAAGGAGGCACTTGGTCTGGGCCCGAGACGCCTGCAGAGCCTGCAAAGGACCAGATGCTTCATGGAAAACTTGACAACTGTTGAAAAACCCAACTGGGAGTATTTAAAGACAGACCCTGCTGTGTGTGACGATCGGGATGGAACTTAAAGGGAAAGGTATGGGGGGACAGTACACACTTGCAGAGGGCGGggggcaacttgtgggagtcagccCTCCCCTTCCGCCACGTGGgctccaggatcaaactcaggttgccaggcttggcagccagcgcCCTGACCCGGTGAGCCATCTTGACCCAAGATGGGGAACTTTTAAGACTGCAATGATTATGGCGGTGAACCACGCACACGGCACACACAGAAGCCAGCTCTTTGGGCCATGGTCAGCTCTTCCCAGCAGCCTCCACTCTGCATTATCACAATGTACTTTCCAGCTCACATGCAAAGGGAGTATCTCGATTCCTCCGTtcctccccccacacaccactctgtgtaacagccctggctgtcttgggatTTGCTTAGTAGACCAGGCGGGcttcgaacacacagagatccgcctgcctctgcctcccaagtgcctggcttatttttaatactttttaaaaccaaACAGGAATCCCTTCTCCTTCCAGGTGTTGTTAATGAAAACAAAGTGCAGAATggaagggttagggttagggtttcttTCCCCAGAAAGCAACACCTATGGCCAACGGCCAACGGGAAGGTGCTGATTTCACTGCCTGcccttgggggaggggacagtgtCCCTACTCCTCGTACCCTCCACTTGCTTTTCCTGGCAAGAGATTCCTTTTTGTTTGATTATGATGGCGAGGGCAGGTTCTCTCCCTATGTAGGCCTcgctttcctcatctgtgaaatggggatgtGTGAGACTTCTCTCAGCTTCCTTCAGCCCTTCTCCTTTAGGGGCCAGAGACCAGGAAGAGAACTTTATCCATCCCCCCATTTTCTTCAAAAGAAACAGGTTGAGGGGAGACCGTGTACCAGCCAGAGGCTTAGCTGGGATGAAGAGGGGCCAAAGGTTTGCATGCCGTGGCCCCACAGGGGTTTCATAGTCCTTTTTACCTCCAGAACCTAGGTCCCCCCGCTACAGCTGATACAGGTGGCCGGGGACAGCTCAGACTTTTCCAGCCCCAGGCTAGAGTGGACAGCAAGGGTTTGACTGACACCTGTCACTCACTGTTTGCCATCCAACCTCATCCTACTCACCTAGCCCCCTGGAGAGAGGGGCATCTTGGAAATGGATGTCCAGGTCCTGGAGGCTCTAAACGCCACCCACTAGCTACTGTTTTCTAGACAGAGAGACTGGCAGGCAGGAACAGAGCTCAGCCAACACAGAGGGATTCCATTTCTGACTCCCGGGCCAGTGCTCCTCCCAGCAGAGGCTAAGCGGCGACAAGTTCCCACAAGCTTCACCATGAGGAGGGCAGGCAGGAGACAGATGGCTGCCCATGAGTGCAGGGTGCCCCGGAATTGGATAGAGAGGATGTGTAGCTTCAGAGCGAAGAGCACACTGTCAGGGAACAGGTTCCATGGGGGTGATGTCGAGCCTGGGGTTAGCACAAGCTTTGACCAAGAAAGCCCAGTTCAAGGGGTGAACGGTCCACAGAGGGAACACAAAGGACCTCAGCTCAGCCTGCTTCAGAGCCAATGGGCTGCCCCGGCCTCTCTATGAAGGAGTCCTATAGGCCACGGCCCTATGTGCGGCCAAGCGGGCTGTGCCCTGGGGACACTGGGCCCCAGGTGCCCTCTGGGGGAGAATACCACCGTGGTGTTCCTTCAGCTGGAGTTTAGACTCCAGCCTGAGACTACAGATTTCTTCCTATGGCTCTAGAAATTGCCACTGGGGTGCACTGGGCCCCAGGTGCCCTCTGGGGGAGAATACCACCGTGATGTCCCTTCAGCTGGAGTTTAGACTCCAGCCTGAGACTACAGATTTCTTCCTATGGCTC is from Peromyscus maniculatus bairdii isolate BWxNUB_F1_BW_parent chromosome 20, HU_Pman_BW_mat_3.1, whole genome shotgun sequence and encodes:
- the Shisa8 gene encoding protein shisa-8 isoform X3 gives rise to the protein MERAGARGQRGGRRLHGLPLAFRLALLLAGSPSGRAGAPEAQEPAASGTAAPEGGDRCRGYYDVMGQWDPPFNCSSGVYSFCCGTCGYRFCCHDGPRRLDQSRCSNYDTPAWVQTGRPPARTRDTAAPRDPGRERSHTAVYAVCGVAALLVLIGIGARLGLERAHSPRARRTVTRTLTELLKQPSPQEPLPPPLGPHLGNCVQVQMGDGVLRGSPLNNTDKKRLNNAPLGSATPGPPRGPRLQGGGSLTLQPDYTKFATLKAAALKATGAAMPDPLRPVPPPPPAPPPPCRGCTPGLLSALSLYRAGSADPPCADPASSGGLACAARSLSLGPSGLRTSRRPCLVGPLCGLDRGPPRAAGSPWPLGGSGLPCAPAAQPRAAASVQRGEAARGLQRAARHLLQQRGQRAPAPKHQQQGRGHRLKQNC
- the Shisa8 gene encoding protein shisa-8 isoform X1 is translated as MERAGARGQRGGRRLHGLPLAFRLALLLAGSPSGRAGAPEAQEPAASGTAAPEGGDRCRGYYDVMGQWDPPFNCSSGVYSFCCGTCGYRFCCHDGPRRLDQSRCSNYDTPAWVQTGRPPARTRDTAAPRDPGRERSHTAVYAVCGVAALLVLIGIGARLGLERAHSPRARRTVTRTLTELLKQPSPQEPLPPPLGPHLGNCVQVQMGDGVLRGSPLNNTDKKRLNNAPLGSATPGPPRGPRLQGGGSLTLQPDYTKFATLKAAALKATEAAPQDFYQRFPSTEPAPRTLPARTPRPPEDLPALLEACPWAPPGYVPPAGPVSSVPYAAWTAGRPARPVPRGHLVAQVSPAPRRPSHVPRRQFSVEKLPEAFSAQPATFYSSAGRGPRHLSTNSKAEVTV
- the Shisa8 gene encoding protein shisa-8 isoform X2, with protein sequence MERAGARGQRGGRRLHGLPLAFRLALLLAGSPSGRAGAPEAQEPAASGTAAPEGGDRCRGYYDVMGQWDPPFNCSSGVYSFCCGTCGYRFCCHDGPRRLDQSRCSNYDTPAWVQTGRPPARTRDTAAPRDPGRERSHTAVYAVCGVAALLVLIGIGARLGLERAHSPRARRTVTRTLTELLKQPSPQEPLPPPLGPHLGNCVQVQMGDGVLRGSPLNNTEAAPQDFYQRFPSTEPAPRTLPARTPRPPEDLPALLEACPWAPPGYVPPAGPVSSVPYAAWTAGRPARPVPRGHLVAQVSPAPRRPSHVPRRQFSVEKLPEAFSAQPATFYSSAGRGPRHLSTNSKAEVTV